Sequence from the Paenibacillus tundrae genome:
CCTGTTGGAATCCAATGCCTTAAGTAACGTATGTGGATCACTGCAAATAAAATACTTGTCCAATAAGGGCCAATTGCATGTTGTATCGCTCCACGAAATAACAATTCTTCGCAAATCGCGACAACGGCTGCAATACATACAATGTGCCAAATAGGTCGATTTTTGAACAACATCTCATTAATGCCGCCATCATCCATACTTTCCTGAGGAATGACATAAGACAAAATCAGATCCATAACAAGCATAGTCCCTGCAAGACCAAGTCCCCACCAAATAAAGTGAAGATTGTCAGGCAATGCAAGCACATCAAGCAAATTCCTCTTCTGTAATAAAATCCACACAACGCCAA
This genomic interval carries:
- a CDS encoding type II CAAX endopeptidase family protein; translated protein: MKKWKFPKFKIQKAEPQQLTERLLLINLYFTQGLTLIIGVVWILLQKRNLLDVLALPDNLHFIWWGLGLAGTMLVMDLILSYVIPQESMDDGGINEMLFKNRPIWHIVCIAAVVAICEELLFRGAIQHAIGPYWTSILFAVIHIRYLRHWIPTGWVFVSSYGLGWIYLQSGTLWAPILCHFIIDLVSGLAIRFRRGS